The region taagaaaactgcacctcacatgtgacatgcatggttattcatgaggcatgttgaatgtttaaatgtggacatggattaaaTATCGAATGCTTAGGCTATCTTGCTCACTTATGTATGGCACtaactaaatagtcagaattggcaatggtgttagtatcaactgtgaagctgtgactcattagtcaagttcaacagtggtactaagcactggtcacatgggattgactcataagttaagaacggccttagcgtgtttaatgcaagacattaaagattagatctaatcaacatcagcattgaatgactcaaatgagcattaatgtcgaaccgacctcaagttcaatgaaactaaaagtgcttgtctagtcataggctagtcatttagagccagggccagcgagccccagtgactgtttagtcacatggctatgggtgccgagccccgtagtgacttaacCATCAGTCagtcatctgtttaagctagtgacttacccatcagtcactcatctgttaaagctagtgacttacccatcagttactcgtctgtttaagctagtgacttacccatcagtcactcatctgtttaaactagtgacatgcttgtcagtcactcattgtGGTTTACCagaagtgttaaatcactcatctgtttagagctataagctctgtgtgattataatgataatcacttgataatatttatatgcattattgtgttttcttgttgggctttggctcatgggtgctatgtggtacaggtaaagggaaagaaaagctcacccagctttgagtggagagcttaggtggcaatgtgtacatatgcggctgcttgaccaccacagccaaggagttctcaggggaactagggggtttgccctatttttgccgcttagatcggcgggttgtaaagtttacatagtaatgaccattttgcattataaataacttgtaaacgtttttatgggacaatgaacagttttatgttttaaataaaatatagcatttccttttgattggttttccccCTTAacatattaataacacctagaagcacgtttttaaccaaagaactcagttagcgagttaaattcacggttcaaagttcaccgtaatggtcttggggtaaccagggcgttacagaaatagTCACGCCACCTAGAGTGAACACATATCCACTAGTATATTTTGAGTCTAGGATGTCAAATATCCAACTTGCGTCAGTGTATCCTTCAATAACTGCTGGATCTCTGGTATAGTTCAACCCATAGTCACGAGTATACCGCAAGTACCTAAGTACTCTTATAATTGCCTTCCAGTGCTCAACACCTGGATTACTCATGAATTGATTTAAAGTACTGGAGCCACTCGCATGTCTGTGCGATCAAGTCTGCCTTCTCCAACTTGACTTCGATGGAAAATGGGGATAAGCTCTACATTGGAAACTTGACAACCTCTGAGATAAAGGGGCATGGTATTGTGTACTTGAAGATGACGTCCAGAAAGAGTGTCAAGCTGCAAAATGTGATGTATGTGCCTGACATTCGCAGGAATTTGATATTTGGAATGTTGCTAATCGTACATGGATTCAAGATGGTTTTTGAGTCCCATAAAATTGTACTGACTAAAGCTGGTGTTTTTATAGGGAAGATGAATATAATGGTTGTTAAGCCAAagactattaataataataatatatgctaCTACTTTTTCTGTTTACTTGCTTGAGTCTTGAAATTTATGGCATGGTAGAGTATGTCATGTTAATTATGATATATTTTGCGTAGActaattaacttgaatcacatacccACGTTTAATATTGATTCCAAACATAAGTGTGAAACTTGTGTAGAGGAAAAACTAACCAGATCAGCGTTCCAAACGATTGAAAGAAACACGAAACCCCTTGATTTAATTCAAAATGACATTTGTGATATAAATTTTGCTCAAACAAGAGGAGGTAACAAGTACTTTATTACTCTCATTGATGATAGTACAAAGTATTGTTATGTATACTTGCTTAAAAGCAAGGatgaagctatagagaaatttACTTTCTATAACCAAGAGGTTAAAAATCAACTTAATAAGAAAATGAAGATGATAAAAGTGACCGTGGTGGTGAATACGTACAACCAGAAATGAAGATTGTTAGAAATAATACAGTGGAGAAGaatgaaaaatataaatatatagatatatttgattgaagaaaagaaacGTGAAAATACAATACAAAGAATAAACCAAAGTTGAGGCATGTGAAATGtgctttccttaaagcagatttgcccccCTCTACCTGAACGGTGCTAGAGGATTCGTGAGCAAACACTTCCCAAGATATAACAACTATCGAGCAGGACGAAAGCAATACTATGTTTGCTTAGGCGAACTCGATATAAAACCTTCAATCTATCAACAGAAAATAGTACAAAGACCAAAGAGAGAAAAAGACCAAGACTTTGTGTGTGATACTTTGTATATGTGTGTCTTATAATGAGAGGagaagcctccttttataggcttcatgggGGTGAAAATGTGTGTGAAATCAAGTGCATTAATGACCAAATATTCCGCAAATTTTAGAATCTTAATTTatgaaaatcaattaaaattaattacaTATTATTCTGGTAATATCAACTTTGACCAAAGGGATTTGCTAAAAAtaaatcagaattaatcacacaatattctGATAATCTCAACTTTGACAAAAGTGATTTGCTGAAAAtcaatcaaaattaatcacacaatattctAATAATCTCATATTTGATCAAAGTGATTTGCTGACTAATTACCTGAATTTTTCCAACCGGTGAAGCTGCCCcttcaaattttaatttaaaaatatttatattttagtcATATACCAATACTAAtaaatttttctaataaaaatatttatattttagtcATATACCAATACTAATAAATTTTTCTAATATAATACATTTGtatttttattcattaattttttattttttatttttgtatttttactAGAAGTTAATCCTAAATCTGCCACTGTTCGGAAGATGATATTTCCCAACCCGTTGCCATAGCTCTGCATGAGTATATCGAAGTGTTACCCCACCCACGTAACATATTTTTCATGCATATCTATATACACACATTTCCAATTAGTACCATGTGCCAAGTTGTTCTTCCATTGAAGTCAAACCGGATATATTTCAAACCGTCCTCAACACAAATTGTGTTTACGTGTTCAACACGGCATGCTTTTTTCTTCTTATGAATCGTACAATAAAACATCAGCCTCAACTCATCTAACCGTCGCTGTTGACAGTGAATACAAACGTTGTCCATTAGGGGCCGCCCACGTTTttgtctctctttctctctattcATTCAATCATAGTACTCCTATATAGAATCTCTATGATGTTTAATTAGTGCTGTGTAAGCTCATGTGTACTAAATCATCAAAATTTTCAATAATTAGCATAATACACAAGTTTCTTGATATGTTTAAGATGAAGGGTATCATTGTAATTTCACATAAATGAATGTTTTCTTATTAGCtgtgtatatataaatatgaaaGTTAACCATAAAGTTTGTattgttgtttttgtttgtttttttcacATCTGTGATATGGAGAATTACCAACTGATGCCGTCTCTTCTGTCATCATCAGACATGGGAAGTGCTCGGCTGTTTGCTCATTTTCATGGTGACATTGTTAGTACTGATCATGATGGTCATGCGATCatgaaggaagaagaagaagaagggctTAAATTTGATCTACTAATTGATAATAGTAACAACAAGAACAAGGTTGGTACTGAGAGTACTGGAACCTCTTATGATAAAAATCTTTCTGAGAAGAATCGCAAGATGATGAAATCATCACCAAAACAAGGTCTTCCCGAGGTGAAAAGGCACAAGTTTGCTTTTCAAACCAGGAGCCAAGTCGATGTACTTGATGATGGCTATCGTTGGAGAAAATATGGCCAGAAAACAGTCAAGAATGGTAGATTTCCAAGGTAACTAGTATACTATGTACATATTATGTATGGACTGGTTTATGAATAATTATTGGTATAGTCAGGATGAGTTGATAATTGTTTTGTGTATTGTTTTCAATGAATTATAATAAGCAGAAGCTATTACAAGTGTACCTATCAAGGCTGCAATGTGAAGAAACAAATCCAAAGGCTTTGCAAAGATGAAGGTGTTGTGGTCACAACATATGAAGGGATGCATAATCATTCCTCTGACGATCATAAGTATAATGAAAACTTTGACCATATATTGAGGAGGATGCAAACTTCATATTCTAATGCTTTgtaataaaaagttacatatataTTTCTGGGTGTTCCAATGGATATGTATAGATAGTAACATTTGGTTGTACTAGCTGTATTAGGTACCACCAATTAGCTGGAGATTATTTTCAGGTTGGACAAGTACAACTTTGTATATACTAGCCACTAGGATTTACAAAGATGGTGTCAATTTTTTCACTACTTGGGCATTTTTGCTCATGGATTAGGGGCAGATATGCAGAAGATGCCATGGAGAAAAATGACCAAACTTTTGTGCTACTATTATTTCAAGTATACATATTGTAACTTTTCCTTGCATATTAATTGGAATAATGGGAAAGCTCACTTATGTTTTGCAATATTCATCTCTTAATATAAGAACTCCATTATAAATATAGTTAGCTGTAAACGAAGACATAATGATCAATAAAGTCACATGAGAAAAGATCACTTAATCAACGTTTATACCcagaaaaaaattcaaacttcaGCATCACAGAggaaaatttccaaaaaaaaaaactaaaagggCATAAGAGAAAGATCTATGATCAGTCATGTTGGGACTAGAATCACCTCATCTTGACCATCATTTTGACCAAAACTTCTGATTATGAAAATGGCAAATATAACAGATGCAAGAGCAAGACATCGCATTATGGTTACTAATGATCTTTTTCTATTGACATTAACCCTTTTCTCTTCATGCATTCTAGCCTTGACTTGCTCTCTTTCCTTGATCTTTTCTTCTTCCTCAACTTTTTGAACTGAAAGAGAACAAGAGTAGCCCTGAAAACAAACAGATATCTCTCTACTTTCCACAGAGTAATTGTCGTTTTCTTCATCAGACTCATCAAACGACAACACTGACCTCTCTTCATGATGACTTTCTTGAACCATACCAATATGGTTCCAATAATCATTACCACAGCCTGGCATAATGCTTGTTCTTCCACCTTCAACTTCACCGAGCGCCACCCCAAAAAGACGGCGCCTACCCTTTAAGGCCCCGCCCTTAATGGCCTCCCTTCGCTCTCTGATCATCTCTTTCACAGCCGAATCGGTGGTACCCTTGATCACCTTCCACGCTGCTCCCTCTGATGGAGATGGTCCACTCTGAAGTGAAGACATGAGATTTCTTGGAGAGTTATTATCTAAAAGAGTGAGAGTTTTGACCATAAAATTTGAATGATTTGTTGGATGATCATGTCCATGATCATGATGATATCTCTTCCGAGTTCTGTATTGTTTGTAGAAAAGCCATTCTTGTTCAAGTTTAGAGAATTTCTGGTGCAGTTTGTCCGTGATTTCTACTACTTTGGAGCTGTGCATGGTGGGGTAGTATAGATGATTACATTTTTCTGATTTTTGAATGAGGATAATAGAGAATTTGGTGGGGTTGGTTAGTTGATTCTAAAATTTAAAAAGGTATTCAAAAATTGCCTTTTAATGGAACAATATTAACTCCCCACGTTCTTATGATCCCTACCAATTCAAATTTTGATATTTgtatttattgaaaaaaaatctAGACCATTAAAATTAGATTTATGTTACATGACTTTGaaatgattctttatttttattttttaaagggtgatatgattttttatttacttttatagGAATATACTTTTCTTTTGCGGGGGATAAATATTTTACTTTCCCTTTGATTTTGAAAAAGGCTTGAGAGAGTGAGAATGTGTCAATGGAATATATACTTACcctttacctttttttttttttgtagttttttttactGATTTTAGCTTTATTTTTTGTTCAAATATACGGTTTGGTTTGGTTAATAAATTGTTATCCTCATATTACATGTTATTTCAAtgttttttttccttaaaaaacaggtgatattttttttatgctttttagaaaataaaaaaaaatctaacttttgttttgtttcaataacaaaaaaaaaaaaaaaactgttgtaataataaaaaaaattgcataaaTTATTCAAGAGTAAAGAGTTTGATTCtaatttctttctttttgagttttttttttaatatatggtACTGTAACTACATTTGGA is a window of Humulus lupulus chromosome 4, drHumLupu1.1, whole genome shotgun sequence DNA encoding:
- the LOC133830034 gene encoding probable WRKY transcription factor 45; amino-acid sequence: MKVNHKVCIVVFVCFFHICDMENYQLMPSLLSSSDMGSARLFAHFHGDIVSTDHDGHAIMKEEEEEGLKFDLLIDNSNNKNKVGTESTGTSYDKNLSEKNRKMMKSSPKQGLPEVKRHKFAFQTRSQVDVLDDGYRWRKYGQKTVKNGRFPRSYYKCTYQGCNVKKQIQRLCKDEGVVVTTYEGMHNHSSDDHKYNENFDHILRRMQTSYSNAL